The nucleotide sequence CATCTGCGAGCCGACGGCCATCGCCAGCCCGCATTCCCTGGCGGCTACGGCCAGCTCCCGGTTGATGCTTCTCGTCTCGTCCGCGCCTCCGGTCATCGCATTAATAAGAATCGGCGAGCTCAGGTCGAGATCGCCGATTGCGGTGTGCAGATGGATATCATCCACGGAGGCGTCGGGCAGACAGTTGTGTACGAATTTGATGTCGGCCAACCCTTGATTGCCGACCTGACCGATGCGGAGCGCGTGTTCCACGTGCTCCATCTTTCGGGACATTCGCATGCTGGTTGTCGCTCCGATCCGCGGGTCTTACTTGAATTTGCTCAGTTTGTCGCCGAAGCGCTCGCCGAGCGTCAGGGACAAGCTCTGCGCTTCCGGAATTTCTTCCTTCTGGCGGTCGCCGCGCCGTTCAGCACGAGGCGCTTGAGCTGGAGCTTCTTCCGTCTCTTTGATGCTGAGGGAGATGCGTTTCTCGCCGATGTTGATGTCGAGAACTTTCACCTGCACCTCTTGGCCTTCCTTGAGCACTTCATGCGGCGTGCCGATATGGCGATGCGAGATTTGCGAGATATGAACGAGGCCTTCCACGCCGGGAGCCACTTCGACAAATGCGCCGAAGCTGGCGAGGCGTTTGACTTTGCCCGTAATCACGTCGCCGATATTGAACTTGCCGGAAACTTGCTCCCAAGGACCGGCTTGGGTCGCCTTGATGCTGAGGGAGATGCGCTCGTTGGCCGGATCGACTTTCAGCACTTTGACGTTAATTTTGTCGCCTTCTTTGACGACGTCGGACGGCTTCTCGACATGATGCCATGCCATCTCGGAGATGTGAACGAGTCCGTCGATGCCGCCGACATCGATAAACGCGCCGAACGGAGTCAGCCGCTGTACGGTTCCTTCCAGCGTCTGACCGACGGTCAGGCTGTTCAGAATTTCTTGTTTTTTGGCTTCGTATTCTTCTTCAAGCACGTCTTTTTGAGACAGGACGACGCGGTTTTTCTCGCGGTCCAGCTCCTTGACTTTCAGGCGCAGCGTGCGGCCTTTGTACGGGGTGAAGTCTTCGACGAAATGGCGCTCGACCATGGAAGCCGGGATGAACCCGCGAAGGCCGACGTCGACGACAAGACCGCCTTTGACGATCTCGGCGACTTGCGCCTCCAGGATTTCGCCGGTTTCGAGAGCCTTTTGCAGCTTCTCCCACGATTTCTCGCTGTCGATCGCCCGCTTGGACAAGACGAGTTTTTCTTTCTCGTCATCTATCGTCAATACTTTTAATTCCAGCTCTTGGCCGACTTCGACGACGTCGGATGCGGAACCGACGGATACCGACGACAGCTCCCGAAGCGGAATGACGCCCTCGTATTTGTAACCGATGCTAACGATCGCTTGTTGGTCTTCGATTTTGACGACTTTGCCTTTGACAATGTCGCCTTTTTTGATCGTTTCCACATTCGACAGGTCGTGTGCCGCCTGTTCGTCTGCAGCCGCCTCCTGAGCGGCGGTGACTTTTGCTTCTTCTGTCATGACCGAATACCTCCTCAAGATCCTACCCAACCTACACGGCATAACTGGGCCTATGTTCTATAAGATAATCTGCGAATGATTCACAGATATTCCCGATTCTCAGGTTCAAGCTCAGCTTGCAATAGTATAATTCCAAGATAACATTTCCATACACCGAAAAGCAATCATGCCGACAACTTTTTCATGAATTTTCCGAGTGCAGCCTGCGAATTTCGGCCATCAGCCGTTCGGTGACGGCGTCCGCGCCCCGGTCAGGCTGTTCCCGGGCGATCTCTTCCGCCGGAATCGGACGGCCGATCACGAGCTTCATCTTGCGAAACGGTCGGTAGTTGCCGATGATGGCGGCGGGCACCAGCGCGGCGTTCGTCTTCAGCGCCAGCGTGGCGGCGCCCCGTTTGCCGGCGGCGTCCGTCGGCGCTTTGCGCGTCCCCTCGGGGAAAATGCCGATCAGTTCCCCTTGCCGCAACAGGTCCAGGGACCGTTTGATCGAGTCCTTGCTTACGCCCCCGCGTTTGACGGGGTAAGCCCCCAGAGCCGTGATCAACCGCCCGAACAAAGGAATCTTGAAGAGCTCTTCCTTGGCCATGAAATGAATCCTGCGATTGAGCGGCGTCCCCAGCAGAGGAGGATCGATCAGGCTGATGTGGTTCGAACAGAGCACGACTCCGCCCTGCGCGGGAATGTTCTCCAGGCCGCGCGTCTCGAACCGGTACAACACGCGGAACGCGATCCGCAATATTTTACGGCAAAACCGATACAACATGTTTACGCCTCCCCTGCAACTTTGGTTCGGCACAGTTCCAATATTTTCCCGATCACTTCTTCCAGCTTCAGATTCGTACTGTCGATCCGAACGGCGTCCGGAGCCTGCACCAGCGGGGATACTTCCCGCTCCGAGTCCATGCGGTCGCGTTCGGCGATCTCCTTTTCCAGCTCCTCGACGGTCAGCGACGGCCGCTTGTCCTTCAGTTCCAGAAACCTTCGCTCCGCTCTGGCTCGCGGCGACGCGGTCAGGAACACCTTGACGGGCGCGTCGGGCAATACGGTGGTGCCGATGTCCCGCCCGTCCATGACAACTCCTCCCTCCGCCGCCATGCGCCGCTGCATGTCTGCCAGCAGCTCCCGCACTTCCCGGTTCTGCGCGATCCGGGATACGTTCGAGGTGACTTCCGCGCTGCGGATCTCCTCCGTCACGTTGCGGCCGTTCACCCATACCTCCTGCCCGTTCTCGCCGGGACGGAGGCGAATGTCGCACTGCCGGGCCAGCTTGGCAACGTTTTCGTCTTCGTCGGGATCGCATCCCCGCTCCAGGCAGTTCCATGTTACGGCGCGGTACATCGCGCCGGTGTCCACATAGACGAAGCCCAAAGCCTCGGCGACTCTTCTGGCGACCGTGCTCTTGCCGGCTCCGGCGGGACCGTCTATGGCGATGTTAAATGGTTTCAACGACAGCGCTCCCCTTTTTGCCTTGTATGATCCGTATGATTAGAAAGCGACTTTCCCGGAAATTATACCACACCCCCGAACGGGTCTGCAAAAGCCGACGACGGTTCCGCCGGCTCGGCCGCTTCGCCCATTTCCCTCTCCGCCTCCGTCAGCAACGGGCGCAGCGCCGGCACGCGCAGGACCGCCTGGGCGAGCAGAAGCAGCACGGCCAGCCCGATGGCGATCCGGAGCAGTCCCCTCTCGCAGGATCGGGACCAATCCACGTACAGCTCCACCCATTCCTCGTCCCCGTTCACGCTGTTGCGGTTCCGTTTGCCGTCCATACGCGCGCCTCCCGTTCCGATTGCCTGCCGCAGGCTTCATGTTCCGTCGGTAACAGTGTGCGCCGATCTTCCGGAATTATCCAACGTTCCGTCAAGCTTTGCGGTTCTCAAGCTGGCGCTCGAAGCAGAACCGGATCACCTTTTGCCTCTCGGCATCCCGTATGTCGCTGAAATGCAGCATCACCAACTGGCGTTCGTTCTCCAGCGGCTTGATCCGGACGACGACGGCTTTGAAGAAGGCATGCTCCAACGTTCCGTTCCGGTACGGAACGAGCAGACATCCTTCCACTTCGTGGTTGACGGCAATCGGCACGCGCTGTTCGCAGCGGAAGGAAATCCCGCCTCCGCCGACGTCTTCCGTCAAGGCCACGAATTTGAACTGGTTGTTGAGCTTGATCGCCACATCCGTCATGGCCGGCACGCGGAGAAACGACCTGCGCTGGACTCTCGTCACCGCCGACGGCTCGGGAGCCCGAAGGATCACCTGCCGCAGCACGTCGTGATGATGGCCGATTACGCTCGTCTGGAAGTAATGCTTGACCCCGCCCTCTTCCAAATAATAGACGCTTACGACGTCGCCCGCGTACAGGCGGCGCACCTGCCCCGTCCTGGTCGAAATCGGTACTTCGATGTAGATGTTGTTGTCGCGGACGTCGCAGATCCGGGCTTTGAATTCTTCCGCTTCCATCTCCGGATCGATCGTTTGAACAGTCATGTACAGCATCTGGTTGATGCGAGGAAGCACGGCGTCACCCTCCCGGTAAATTCTACCCTCCGATTATATCACGGAACGCGTGACGGGATAGAGGCCCAATCGATAAAAACGCGATACGCCGTTCATACGGACGCAGCCCGCGAAAAAAGCGGCCGATCCGCCGCGGAAATTCCCGCCGCCAATCGGCCGCCTTCAACTCAGGCTTGTTGATTTAACGTTTCAACTTTCTCTTCGATGCCGGTGTCCGCATTGAGGAACACTTTCATCTTCATGCCCCGGATCGTTCCCGTGAACTCCCGGCAGCGCACGTCCTGATCGAGCTCGTTGCGCACGACCGCCAGTCCCGTGCTTTCGATCCGGAGCTCCGGATTAAGCCGCGACCGCGCTTCCTCTTCGCTCATCTGCGGCTTGCCCAGCTCCCTCGGCTTCTTCTCGAGGATATAATCCCCCGCCTGGAGCGAAGTGATCTCGCCGTTGTCGAGCGCCACCCCGATAACGACCTTCTCGGGATAAATGACGTATCCGTCCTGCGACGTCGCAAACGTCATATGGGCGACGTTGTTGAACTCGTCGTACGTAACCGCCGTCAACGATTCGTAGCCTTGATCCTTCAGGAATTGCTGAGCGACTTCGGTCGCCTGGTCGGGCTCCAGATTCTTCTCGGATACCGCACGCGAATTCATGAACCAGATCAGCTTGCCGCCGCGTTTCGTGAAGTCCATGGATGCGGATTGGCTTTCGTTCGGCCGGTAAGCGACGCTGTACGTCGCGAATTCGGTGCCCGCGCCGTTCTCCGACACCTGGAGCTGCGAGCCGTCGGGCAGTCCCAGGAAGGCCGCGGCTTTCTCCCGCACTTGCTGTTCGGTCGCTTCCGGTCCTTCGATCAAAGCCAACGAACGCATTTGGAATTTTTTGTCGAGCGAAGGTCCCCAATCCACTTCCGCGTATTCGCCGATTTTCGAGTTGACGTCTTGGAAGCCGGCGACGATCATGTTGTTGATCGACGGATCGTACGAGTTGGATTGCGTGGCCATGGCCACCTCGACGTCCATCCAGCGCAAATTTTGATCCAGCACGTTTGTCTGCACCGTCCGGAGCTGCTGTACGATTTCGCCCGATCGGTTGTACAGTTCCTCCAGCGTTTTCAGTTCCTGATCGCTCAGGGGCTGTTTGCCGAGATCGCGAACCGCGTTGCGGTACGAGAATTTGGACAGGTTCGACAGAAACTGTTCGGCGTGCTGGAACGGAATCAGGCTAAGCGGCAGTTGGTTTACGTCCGACTGAGCCTGGCTGGTCATGCGCCAGACGTTCATCAGGCAGCGCTTGTGGAACAGATGCGACTTCGAATGCACCGCCAGCGCGTTCCCCAATTCGCTGTGCAGCTTGTCCATGCTGTAGCTGAGATCGTGGAATGCGCGCTGATATTGGTTTTCGGCCTTGATGAGAATTGTGTTTTTTTCCTGGTTCACCTGATAGCCCCAGAGAGCTGTCCCCACCAGCGCGATCGTTACGACAGGGAACAGGACGGAGCTTAAACGGCGATACAGTTCCATGCGGATCACCCTTTCCACATTCAACGGATTATGGTTAGGGTTTACCGCCGCAACCGAAATTATGACGTCAAGTCAGCAAATTTCGATGTCAAAATCGTTTTGGTTTTCGCATAAGCATTGTTTGAAGCCTGTCTCCACCCGTCCCCGTTCGCGGCGGCCCCGGAGAAAAAACTTTTCGCCGCAGCGACGGCAACGGATGATCACCTTAACTCGATCCGATTGCATAATTCTCCTCCTGGAAACATTGACGTTTTTCTCCCCATTATGAACCGGTTTCGCTGATTTTAACCTCCCGCTCGTGCAACGCGGAACCGTTCCGCGCGGCGGCCGCATGCGGGGACCGGTCGTTGGCCCGGCTCATTTTGCCGAGCGCCTTCGTCCAGAAATAACCCATCAGCGGGAACATCAGCCACATCCAATACTCCCGCGCTTCGAGCAACACCAAATCGTATACGCCGTGCCACAGAATCGGAATCGAGAGCGCCTGCAGCAGCTTTTTTTTGCGCAATTCGGGACGGCCGAATTTGGCTTTGCCCATATAATACCCCATGGCGATACCGAACAGCGCGTGTCCCGTCACCGGCAGGAACGCCCGGTTCAGCAGCGCGGAGAAGGACGACTGGTACACGAAGGCGTACAGGATGTTTTCCAGCGTGGCGAATCCGAGCGAGACAGCCGCGGCATATACGATGCCGTCGTAGTGCTCGTCGAATTCCTCGTGCTTGAAAATGG is from Paenibacillus thermoaerophilus and encodes:
- the rpsA gene encoding 30S ribosomal protein S1, translated to MTEEAKVTAAQEAAADEQAAHDLSNVETIKKGDIVKGKVVKIEDQQAIVSIGYKYEGVIPLRELSSVSVGSASDVVEVGQELELKVLTIDDEKEKLVLSKRAIDSEKSWEKLQKALETGEILEAQVAEIVKGGLVVDVGLRGFIPASMVERHFVEDFTPYKGRTLRLKVKELDREKNRVVLSQKDVLEEEYEAKKQEILNSLTVGQTLEGTVQRLTPFGAFIDVGGIDGLVHISEMAWHHVEKPSDVVKEGDKINVKVLKVDPANERISLSIKATQAGPWEQVSGKFNIGDVITGKVKRLASFGAFVEVAPGVEGLVHISQISHRHIGTPHEVLKEGQEVQVKVLDINIGEKRISLSIKETEEAPAQAPRAERRGDRQKEEIPEAQSLSLTLGERFGDKLSKFK
- a CDS encoding lysophospholipid acyltransferase family protein; protein product: MLYRFCRKILRIAFRVLYRFETRGLENIPAQGGVVLCSNHISLIDPPLLGTPLNRRIHFMAKEELFKIPLFGRLITALGAYPVKRGGVSKDSIKRSLDLLRQGELIGIFPEGTRKAPTDAAGKRGAATLALKTNAALVPAAIIGNYRPFRKMKLVIGRPIPAEEIAREQPDRGADAVTERLMAEIRRLHSENS
- the cmk gene encoding (d)CMP kinase, translating into MKPFNIAIDGPAGAGKSTVARRVAEALGFVYVDTGAMYRAVTWNCLERGCDPDEDENVAKLARQCDIRLRPGENGQEVWVNGRNVTEEIRSAEVTSNVSRIAQNREVRELLADMQRRMAAEGGVVMDGRDIGTTVLPDAPVKVFLTASPRARAERRFLELKDKRPSLTVEELEKEIAERDRMDSEREVSPLVQAPDAVRIDSTNLKLEEVIGKILELCRTKVAGEA
- a CDS encoding flagellar brake protein, with amino-acid sequence MLPRINQMLYMTVQTIDPEMEAEEFKARICDVRDNNIYIEVPISTRTGQVRRLYAGDVVSVYYLEEGGVKHYFQTSVIGHHHDVLRQVILRAPEPSAVTRVQRRSFLRVPAMTDVAIKLNNQFKFVALTEDVGGGGISFRCEQRVPIAVNHEVEGCLLVPYRNGTLEHAFFKAVVVRIKPLENERQLVMLHFSDIRDAERQKVIRFCFERQLENRKA
- the ypeB gene encoding germination protein YpeB, with amino-acid sequence MELYRRLSSVLFPVVTIALVGTALWGYQVNQEKNTILIKAENQYQRAFHDLSYSMDKLHSELGNALAVHSKSHLFHKRCLMNVWRMTSQAQSDVNQLPLSLIPFQHAEQFLSNLSKFSYRNAVRDLGKQPLSDQELKTLEELYNRSGEIVQQLRTVQTNVLDQNLRWMDVEVAMATQSNSYDPSINNMIVAGFQDVNSKIGEYAEVDWGPSLDKKFQMRSLALIEGPEATEQQVREKAAAFLGLPDGSQLQVSENGAGTEFATYSVAYRPNESQSASMDFTKRGGKLIWFMNSRAVSEKNLEPDQATEVAQQFLKDQGYESLTAVTYDEFNNVAHMTFATSQDGYVIYPEKVVIGVALDNGEITSLQAGDYILEKKPRELGKPQMSEEEARSRLNPELRIESTGLAVVRNELDQDVRCREFTGTIRGMKMKVFLNADTGIEEKVETLNQQA
- the prsW gene encoding glutamic-type intramembrane protease PrsW, with the translated sequence MLTIAVVTAAAAPGLALLSYVYLKDRHATEPIRLVARLFIMGMLIVFPTMVLQRAVVLGTGASSWWYAFFVSALMEEFLKWFVLYFAIFKHEEFDEHYDGIVYAAAVSLGFATLENILYAFVYQSSFSALLNRAFLPVTGHALFGIAMGYYMGKAKFGRPELRKKKLLQALSIPILWHGVYDLVLLEAREYWMWLMFPLMGYFWTKALGKMSRANDRSPHAAAARNGSALHEREVKISETGS